In one Penaeus chinensis breed Huanghai No. 1 chromosome 33, ASM1920278v2, whole genome shotgun sequence genomic region, the following are encoded:
- the LOC125042958 gene encoding leucine-rich repeat extensin-like protein 5 isoform X5, whose product MCHQQRLWRFQKMVKKSDGSEGAVPEGGNCGGPAPGSRAPGTPKGHLTEEIPPSSDSGNTDGLSKRQVCDKCRNHDIWVRKRGHKGNCPYEKCSCPYCSFTATRQKLMKHQQRVRRAQVTSQPGSSPQEFVLRPSGRSDATTDEMESPDTQPDNPGESPPQVGEGKDIAASESFPKITSPPAPPLDPASSPAPVAEPAHTQCWLEPYKEGPAQPSIPREVPETRSSAFQPPGYETSPIYTPAPTAHTPVNPHIKPDRSFDLTRCYESTETPKTFATPPQNSALRCPLPAQDFPTSVMSSMKPKFGVEPDDFQLRNWTGPMDNQLAKTPLGIPPPCVSMPLPQPPPPLSSSASIRPHPHIRPQPPIRPQPIQAPRLSHVHPHMGWSSVSLPYIASALLQTHHGSAPGLQLPRHAHLTPPASSLAAWWCPPRLCDHREAMMNGGGGGAPSSI is encoded by the exons ATGTGCCATCAGCAACGGCTCTGGCGCTTCCAGAAAATGGTGAAGAAGAGCGACGGCTCCGAAGGGGCGGTGCCTGAGGGCGGCAATTGCGGAGGGCCGGCACCTGGCAGCAGGGCGCCTGGGACGCCAAAAGGGCATCTCACGGAGGAGATTCCTCCCTCGAGTGACAGCGGGAACACGGATGGACTCAGCAAACGACAG GTGTGCGACAAATGCAGGAACCACGACATCTGGGTGCGGAAACGCGGCCACAAAGGCAACTGCCCATACGAGAAATGCAGCTGCCCGTACTGCTCCTTCACGGCGACGCGTCAGAAGTTAATGAAGCATCAGCAGCGTGTGCGACG GGCCCAGGTCACCAGTCAGCCAGGGAGCAGTCCTCAGGAATTCGTCTTAAGGCCATCAGGGCGCTCAGATGCCACTACTGACGAAATGGAATCCCCAGACACCCAGCCAGACAATCCTGGAGAGTCCCCGCCCCAAGTCGGGGAGGGAAAGGATATCGCTGCATCAGAATCCTTTCCCAAGATTACCTCCCCGCCAGCTCCGCCTCTCGACCCTGCTTCTTCCCCCGCTCCCGTCGCCGAACCAGCGCACACA CAATGTTGGTTGGAGCCGTACAAAGAGGGTCCTGCACAACCTTCCATCCCTCGAGAAGTCCCGGAGACGCGATCGTCCGCCTTCCAGCCTCCAGGGTATGAGACCTCACCCATCTACACTCCAGCGCCCACAGCCCACACGCCTGTCAACCCTCACATAAAGCCCGACCGTAGCTTCGACCTGACTAGATGCTATGAATCCACCGAAACCCCCAAGACTTTCGCGACGCCGCCTCAGAACTCGGCTCTACGCTGCCCCTTGCCAGCCCAGGACTTCCCCACCTCTGTCATGTCCTCCATGAAGCCAAAGTTCGGCGTCGAACCTGACGACTTTCAGCTGCGGAACTGGACTGGACCTATGGATAACCAGTTGGCCAAGACTCCACTGGGCATCCCACCCCCGTGCGTGTCTATGCCTTTACCTCAGCCACCTCCTCCGCTCAGTTCCTCGGCCTCCATCAGACCCCATCCACACATCCGACCCCAGCCGCCCATCCGACCTCAGCCCATTCAAGCCCCGAGGCTTTCCCATGTCCATCCACACATGGGCTGGAGTTCCGTGAGTCTACCTTACATTGCTTCAGCTCTCCTCCAGACCCACCACGGGAGCGCCCCCGGACTCCAACTTCCCCGCCATGCTCACCTAACCCCCCCTGCTTCGTCTCTGGCGGCGTGGTGGTGCCCCCCCCGTCTGTGTGACCACCGGGAAGCCATGATGAACGGCGGGGGGGGTGGTGCGCCCTCCTCCATCTAA
- the LOC125042958 gene encoding leucine-rich repeat extensin-like protein 5 isoform X2, giving the protein MKLPYSHLLPQRLDVWHQAGHASRLPPDSCGEPALNGDDPPSEGKAKRRQHCTICKNHNKVSPKNRHKCPFTNCECTLCQLTRKSQRVMCHQQRLWRFQKMVKKSDGSEGAVPEGGNCGGPAPGSRAPGTPKGHLTEEIPPSSDSGNTDGLSKRQVCDKCRNHDIWVRKRGHKGNCPYEKCSCPYCSFTATRQKLMKHQQRVRRAQVTSQPGSSPQEFVLRPSGRSDATTDEMESPDTQPDNPGESPPQVGEGKDIAASESFPKITSPPAPPLDPASSPAPVAEPAHTQCWLEPYKEGPAQPSIPREVPETRSSAFQPPGYETSPIYTPAPTAHTPVNPHIKPDRSFDLTRCYESTETPKTFATPPQNSALRCPLPAQDFPTSVMSSMKPKFGVEPDDFQLRNWTGPMDNQLAKTPLGIPPPCVSMPLPQPPPPLSSSASIRPHPHIRPQPPIRPQPIQAPRLSHVHPHMGWSSVSLPYIASALLQTHHGSAPGLQLPRHAHLTPPASSLAAWWCPPRLCDHREAMMNGGGGGAPSSI; this is encoded by the exons ATGACCCTCCTAGCGAGGGAAAGGCCAAGCGACGCCAGCACTGCACCATCTGCAAGAATCACAACAAGGTGTCCCCTAAGAATCGTCACAAGTGTCCTTTCACCAATTGCGAGTGCACGCTGTGCCAACTGACCCGCAAAAGCCAGAGGGTCATGTGCCATCAGCAACGGCTCTGGCGCTTCCAGAAAATGGTGAAGAAGAGCGACGGCTCCGAAGGGGCGGTGCCTGAGGGCGGCAATTGCGGAGGGCCGGCACCTGGCAGCAGGGCGCCTGGGACGCCAAAAGGGCATCTCACGGAGGAGATTCCTCCCTCGAGTGACAGCGGGAACACGGATGGACTCAGCAAACGACAG GTGTGCGACAAATGCAGGAACCACGACATCTGGGTGCGGAAACGCGGCCACAAAGGCAACTGCCCATACGAGAAATGCAGCTGCCCGTACTGCTCCTTCACGGCGACGCGTCAGAAGTTAATGAAGCATCAGCAGCGTGTGCGACG GGCCCAGGTCACCAGTCAGCCAGGGAGCAGTCCTCAGGAATTCGTCTTAAGGCCATCAGGGCGCTCAGATGCCACTACTGACGAAATGGAATCCCCAGACACCCAGCCAGACAATCCTGGAGAGTCCCCGCCCCAAGTCGGGGAGGGAAAGGATATCGCTGCATCAGAATCCTTTCCCAAGATTACCTCCCCGCCAGCTCCGCCTCTCGACCCTGCTTCTTCCCCCGCTCCCGTCGCCGAACCAGCGCACACA CAATGTTGGTTGGAGCCGTACAAAGAGGGTCCTGCACAACCTTCCATCCCTCGAGAAGTCCCGGAGACGCGATCGTCCGCCTTCCAGCCTCCAGGGTATGAGACCTCACCCATCTACACTCCAGCGCCCACAGCCCACACGCCTGTCAACCCTCACATAAAGCCCGACCGTAGCTTCGACCTGACTAGATGCTATGAATCCACCGAAACCCCCAAGACTTTCGCGACGCCGCCTCAGAACTCGGCTCTACGCTGCCCCTTGCCAGCCCAGGACTTCCCCACCTCTGTCATGTCCTCCATGAAGCCAAAGTTCGGCGTCGAACCTGACGACTTTCAGCTGCGGAACTGGACTGGACCTATGGATAACCAGTTGGCCAAGACTCCACTGGGCATCCCACCCCCGTGCGTGTCTATGCCTTTACCTCAGCCACCTCCTCCGCTCAGTTCCTCGGCCTCCATCAGACCCCATCCACACATCCGACCCCAGCCGCCCATCCGACCTCAGCCCATTCAAGCCCCGAGGCTTTCCCATGTCCATCCACACATGGGCTGGAGTTCCGTGAGTCTACCTTACATTGCTTCAGCTCTCCTCCAGACCCACCACGGGAGCGCCCCCGGACTCCAACTTCCCCGCCATGCTCACCTAACCCCCCCTGCTTCGTCTCTGGCGGCGTGGTGGTGCCCCCCCCGTCTGTGTGACCACCGGGAAGCCATGATGAACGGCGGGGGGGGTGGTGCGCCCTCCTCCATCTAA
- the LOC125042958 gene encoding leucine-rich repeat extensin-like protein 5 isoform X4, with translation MTRDDPPSEGKAKRRQHCTICKNHNKVSPKNRHKCPFTNCECTLCQLTRKSQRVMCHQQRLWRFQKMVKKSDGSEGAVPEGGNCGGPAPGSRAPGTPKGHLTEEIPPSSDSGNTDGLSKRQVCDKCRNHDIWVRKRGHKGNCPYEKCSCPYCSFTATRQKLMKHQQRVRRAQVTSQPGSSPQEFVLRPSGRSDATTDEMESPDTQPDNPGESPPQVGEGKDIAASESFPKITSPPAPPLDPASSPAPVAEPAHTQCWLEPYKEGPAQPSIPREVPETRSSAFQPPGYETSPIYTPAPTAHTPVNPHIKPDRSFDLTRCYESTETPKTFATPPQNSALRCPLPAQDFPTSVMSSMKPKFGVEPDDFQLRNWTGPMDNQLAKTPLGIPPPCVSMPLPQPPPPLSSSASIRPHPHIRPQPPIRPQPIQAPRLSHVHPHMGWSSVSLPYIASALLQTHHGSAPGLQLPRHAHLTPPASSLAAWWCPPRLCDHREAMMNGGGGGAPSSI, from the exons atgactagag ATGACCCTCCTAGCGAGGGAAAGGCCAAGCGACGCCAGCACTGCACCATCTGCAAGAATCACAACAAGGTGTCCCCTAAGAATCGTCACAAGTGTCCTTTCACCAATTGCGAGTGCACGCTGTGCCAACTGACCCGCAAAAGCCAGAGGGTCATGTGCCATCAGCAACGGCTCTGGCGCTTCCAGAAAATGGTGAAGAAGAGCGACGGCTCCGAAGGGGCGGTGCCTGAGGGCGGCAATTGCGGAGGGCCGGCACCTGGCAGCAGGGCGCCTGGGACGCCAAAAGGGCATCTCACGGAGGAGATTCCTCCCTCGAGTGACAGCGGGAACACGGATGGACTCAGCAAACGACAG GTGTGCGACAAATGCAGGAACCACGACATCTGGGTGCGGAAACGCGGCCACAAAGGCAACTGCCCATACGAGAAATGCAGCTGCCCGTACTGCTCCTTCACGGCGACGCGTCAGAAGTTAATGAAGCATCAGCAGCGTGTGCGACG GGCCCAGGTCACCAGTCAGCCAGGGAGCAGTCCTCAGGAATTCGTCTTAAGGCCATCAGGGCGCTCAGATGCCACTACTGACGAAATGGAATCCCCAGACACCCAGCCAGACAATCCTGGAGAGTCCCCGCCCCAAGTCGGGGAGGGAAAGGATATCGCTGCATCAGAATCCTTTCCCAAGATTACCTCCCCGCCAGCTCCGCCTCTCGACCCTGCTTCTTCCCCCGCTCCCGTCGCCGAACCAGCGCACACA CAATGTTGGTTGGAGCCGTACAAAGAGGGTCCTGCACAACCTTCCATCCCTCGAGAAGTCCCGGAGACGCGATCGTCCGCCTTCCAGCCTCCAGGGTATGAGACCTCACCCATCTACACTCCAGCGCCCACAGCCCACACGCCTGTCAACCCTCACATAAAGCCCGACCGTAGCTTCGACCTGACTAGATGCTATGAATCCACCGAAACCCCCAAGACTTTCGCGACGCCGCCTCAGAACTCGGCTCTACGCTGCCCCTTGCCAGCCCAGGACTTCCCCACCTCTGTCATGTCCTCCATGAAGCCAAAGTTCGGCGTCGAACCTGACGACTTTCAGCTGCGGAACTGGACTGGACCTATGGATAACCAGTTGGCCAAGACTCCACTGGGCATCCCACCCCCGTGCGTGTCTATGCCTTTACCTCAGCCACCTCCTCCGCTCAGTTCCTCGGCCTCCATCAGACCCCATCCACACATCCGACCCCAGCCGCCCATCCGACCTCAGCCCATTCAAGCCCCGAGGCTTTCCCATGTCCATCCACACATGGGCTGGAGTTCCGTGAGTCTACCTTACATTGCTTCAGCTCTCCTCCAGACCCACCACGGGAGCGCCCCCGGACTCCAACTTCCCCGCCATGCTCACCTAACCCCCCCTGCTTCGTCTCTGGCGGCGTGGTGGTGCCCCCCCCGTCTGTGTGACCACCGGGAAGCCATGATGAACGGCGGGGGGGGTGGTGCGCCCTCCTCCATCTAA
- the LOC125042958 gene encoding leucine-rich repeat extensin-like protein 5 isoform X1, which yields MVWYTAAFPDVPRKGPSGERIQRSSSEQHGLRDAFSRNAALQMHLLKLAAVRTTVENSHDPPSEGKAKRRQHCTICKNHNKVSPKNRHKCPFTNCECTLCQLTRKSQRVMCHQQRLWRFQKMVKKSDGSEGAVPEGGNCGGPAPGSRAPGTPKGHLTEEIPPSSDSGNTDGLSKRQVCDKCRNHDIWVRKRGHKGNCPYEKCSCPYCSFTATRQKLMKHQQRVRRAQVTSQPGSSPQEFVLRPSGRSDATTDEMESPDTQPDNPGESPPQVGEGKDIAASESFPKITSPPAPPLDPASSPAPVAEPAHTQCWLEPYKEGPAQPSIPREVPETRSSAFQPPGYETSPIYTPAPTAHTPVNPHIKPDRSFDLTRCYESTETPKTFATPPQNSALRCPLPAQDFPTSVMSSMKPKFGVEPDDFQLRNWTGPMDNQLAKTPLGIPPPCVSMPLPQPPPPLSSSASIRPHPHIRPQPPIRPQPIQAPRLSHVHPHMGWSSVSLPYIASALLQTHHGSAPGLQLPRHAHLTPPASSLAAWWCPPRLCDHREAMMNGGGGGAPSSI from the exons ATGGTTTGGTATACCGCTGCCTTTCCTGATGTTCCGCGCAAGGGTCCCAGCGGCGAAAGAATTCAGCGGTCCTCATCCGAACAGCACGGACTTCGTGATGCATTTTCTAGGAATGCCGCACTCCAAATGCACTTACTAAAGCTCGCCGCAGTTCGCACCACCGTTGAAAACAGCC ATGACCCTCCTAGCGAGGGAAAGGCCAAGCGACGCCAGCACTGCACCATCTGCAAGAATCACAACAAGGTGTCCCCTAAGAATCGTCACAAGTGTCCTTTCACCAATTGCGAGTGCACGCTGTGCCAACTGACCCGCAAAAGCCAGAGGGTCATGTGCCATCAGCAACGGCTCTGGCGCTTCCAGAAAATGGTGAAGAAGAGCGACGGCTCCGAAGGGGCGGTGCCTGAGGGCGGCAATTGCGGAGGGCCGGCACCTGGCAGCAGGGCGCCTGGGACGCCAAAAGGGCATCTCACGGAGGAGATTCCTCCCTCGAGTGACAGCGGGAACACGGATGGACTCAGCAAACGACAG GTGTGCGACAAATGCAGGAACCACGACATCTGGGTGCGGAAACGCGGCCACAAAGGCAACTGCCCATACGAGAAATGCAGCTGCCCGTACTGCTCCTTCACGGCGACGCGTCAGAAGTTAATGAAGCATCAGCAGCGTGTGCGACG GGCCCAGGTCACCAGTCAGCCAGGGAGCAGTCCTCAGGAATTCGTCTTAAGGCCATCAGGGCGCTCAGATGCCACTACTGACGAAATGGAATCCCCAGACACCCAGCCAGACAATCCTGGAGAGTCCCCGCCCCAAGTCGGGGAGGGAAAGGATATCGCTGCATCAGAATCCTTTCCCAAGATTACCTCCCCGCCAGCTCCGCCTCTCGACCCTGCTTCTTCCCCCGCTCCCGTCGCCGAACCAGCGCACACA CAATGTTGGTTGGAGCCGTACAAAGAGGGTCCTGCACAACCTTCCATCCCTCGAGAAGTCCCGGAGACGCGATCGTCCGCCTTCCAGCCTCCAGGGTATGAGACCTCACCCATCTACACTCCAGCGCCCACAGCCCACACGCCTGTCAACCCTCACATAAAGCCCGACCGTAGCTTCGACCTGACTAGATGCTATGAATCCACCGAAACCCCCAAGACTTTCGCGACGCCGCCTCAGAACTCGGCTCTACGCTGCCCCTTGCCAGCCCAGGACTTCCCCACCTCTGTCATGTCCTCCATGAAGCCAAAGTTCGGCGTCGAACCTGACGACTTTCAGCTGCGGAACTGGACTGGACCTATGGATAACCAGTTGGCCAAGACTCCACTGGGCATCCCACCCCCGTGCGTGTCTATGCCTTTACCTCAGCCACCTCCTCCGCTCAGTTCCTCGGCCTCCATCAGACCCCATCCACACATCCGACCCCAGCCGCCCATCCGACCTCAGCCCATTCAAGCCCCGAGGCTTTCCCATGTCCATCCACACATGGGCTGGAGTTCCGTGAGTCTACCTTACATTGCTTCAGCTCTCCTCCAGACCCACCACGGGAGCGCCCCCGGACTCCAACTTCCCCGCCATGCTCACCTAACCCCCCCTGCTTCGTCTCTGGCGGCGTGGTGGTGCCCCCCCCGTCTGTGTGACCACCGGGAAGCCATGATGAACGGCGGGGGGGGTGGTGCGCCCTCCTCCATCTAA
- the LOC125042958 gene encoding leucine-rich repeat extensin-like protein 5 isoform X3 — protein sequence MASGDSCGEPALNGDDPPSEGKAKRRQHCTICKNHNKVSPKNRHKCPFTNCECTLCQLTRKSQRVMCHQQRLWRFQKMVKKSDGSEGAVPEGGNCGGPAPGSRAPGTPKGHLTEEIPPSSDSGNTDGLSKRQVCDKCRNHDIWVRKRGHKGNCPYEKCSCPYCSFTATRQKLMKHQQRVRRAQVTSQPGSSPQEFVLRPSGRSDATTDEMESPDTQPDNPGESPPQVGEGKDIAASESFPKITSPPAPPLDPASSPAPVAEPAHTQCWLEPYKEGPAQPSIPREVPETRSSAFQPPGYETSPIYTPAPTAHTPVNPHIKPDRSFDLTRCYESTETPKTFATPPQNSALRCPLPAQDFPTSVMSSMKPKFGVEPDDFQLRNWTGPMDNQLAKTPLGIPPPCVSMPLPQPPPPLSSSASIRPHPHIRPQPPIRPQPIQAPRLSHVHPHMGWSSVSLPYIASALLQTHHGSAPGLQLPRHAHLTPPASSLAAWWCPPRLCDHREAMMNGGGGGAPSSI from the exons ATGACCCTCCTAGCGAGGGAAAGGCCAAGCGACGCCAGCACTGCACCATCTGCAAGAATCACAACAAGGTGTCCCCTAAGAATCGTCACAAGTGTCCTTTCACCAATTGCGAGTGCACGCTGTGCCAACTGACCCGCAAAAGCCAGAGGGTCATGTGCCATCAGCAACGGCTCTGGCGCTTCCAGAAAATGGTGAAGAAGAGCGACGGCTCCGAAGGGGCGGTGCCTGAGGGCGGCAATTGCGGAGGGCCGGCACCTGGCAGCAGGGCGCCTGGGACGCCAAAAGGGCATCTCACGGAGGAGATTCCTCCCTCGAGTGACAGCGGGAACACGGATGGACTCAGCAAACGACAG GTGTGCGACAAATGCAGGAACCACGACATCTGGGTGCGGAAACGCGGCCACAAAGGCAACTGCCCATACGAGAAATGCAGCTGCCCGTACTGCTCCTTCACGGCGACGCGTCAGAAGTTAATGAAGCATCAGCAGCGTGTGCGACG GGCCCAGGTCACCAGTCAGCCAGGGAGCAGTCCTCAGGAATTCGTCTTAAGGCCATCAGGGCGCTCAGATGCCACTACTGACGAAATGGAATCCCCAGACACCCAGCCAGACAATCCTGGAGAGTCCCCGCCCCAAGTCGGGGAGGGAAAGGATATCGCTGCATCAGAATCCTTTCCCAAGATTACCTCCCCGCCAGCTCCGCCTCTCGACCCTGCTTCTTCCCCCGCTCCCGTCGCCGAACCAGCGCACACA CAATGTTGGTTGGAGCCGTACAAAGAGGGTCCTGCACAACCTTCCATCCCTCGAGAAGTCCCGGAGACGCGATCGTCCGCCTTCCAGCCTCCAGGGTATGAGACCTCACCCATCTACACTCCAGCGCCCACAGCCCACACGCCTGTCAACCCTCACATAAAGCCCGACCGTAGCTTCGACCTGACTAGATGCTATGAATCCACCGAAACCCCCAAGACTTTCGCGACGCCGCCTCAGAACTCGGCTCTACGCTGCCCCTTGCCAGCCCAGGACTTCCCCACCTCTGTCATGTCCTCCATGAAGCCAAAGTTCGGCGTCGAACCTGACGACTTTCAGCTGCGGAACTGGACTGGACCTATGGATAACCAGTTGGCCAAGACTCCACTGGGCATCCCACCCCCGTGCGTGTCTATGCCTTTACCTCAGCCACCTCCTCCGCTCAGTTCCTCGGCCTCCATCAGACCCCATCCACACATCCGACCCCAGCCGCCCATCCGACCTCAGCCCATTCAAGCCCCGAGGCTTTCCCATGTCCATCCACACATGGGCTGGAGTTCCGTGAGTCTACCTTACATTGCTTCAGCTCTCCTCCAGACCCACCACGGGAGCGCCCCCGGACTCCAACTTCCCCGCCATGCTCACCTAACCCCCCCTGCTTCGTCTCTGGCGGCGTGGTGGTGCCCCCCCCGTCTGTGTGACCACCGGGAAGCCATGATGAACGGCGGGGGGGGTGGTGCGCCCTCCTCCATCTAA